One segment of Zonotrichia albicollis isolate bZonAlb1 chromosome 4, bZonAlb1.hap1, whole genome shotgun sequence DNA contains the following:
- the TMBIM4 gene encoding protein lifeguard 4, giving the protein MAAMAGEQRYPRSSIEDDFNYGSNVASASVHIRMAFLRKVYSILSVQVLLTTITSAIFLYSTGVQAFVHERPALLLISGFGSLAVIVALTLYRHQHPVNLYLLFGFTLLEALTVAITVSFYDVSIVLQAFILTTAVFLGLTAYTLQSKRDFSKFGAGLFACLWILIISGFLRLFFYSETIELVFAAAGALLFCGFIIYDTHLLMHKLSPEEYILAAINLYLDIINLFLHLLHFLEAFNKK; this is encoded by the exons ATGGCGGCCATGGCGGGGGAGCAACGTTACCCGCGGAGCTCCATCGAGGATGACTTCAACTATGGCAGCAACGTGGCCTCGGCCAGCGTCCACATCCGCATGG catTTCTGCGAAAGGTGTACAGCATTCTTTCTGTTCAAGTTCTGTTGACCACAATCACATCTGCAATTTTCCTATACTCTACTGGAGTGCAGGCATTTGTTCATGAGAG GCCTGCCTTGCTTTTGATATCTGGGTTTGGATCTCTGGCTGTAATCGTGGCACTGACCCTCTACAGACACCAGCACCCTGTTAATTTATACCTGCTGTTTGGATTT ACTCTACTGGAAGCACTGACAGTTGCCATTACAG TGAGTTTCTATGATGTCTCCATCGTCTTGCAAGCCTTTATTCTTACTACTGCTGTATTTCTTGGATTGACTGCATATACCTTGCAGTCAAAGAGAGATTTCAGCAAATTTGGAGCAGG cctctTTGCTTGTTTGTGGATTTTAATCATCTCAGGTTTCTTGAGG CTGTTTTTCTATAGTGAGACAATAGAGTtggtgtttgctgctgctggagctcttctGTTCTGtggatttattatttatgaCACTCATCTGCTGATGCACAAGTTGTCCCCTGAAGAGTACATACTGGCTGCAATCAATCTCTACTTGGACATCATAAATCTGTTCCTGCACCTGCTGCATTTTCTGGAggcatttaataaaaaatag
- the LLPH gene encoding protein LLP homolog, with protein sequence MAKSLRSKWRRKMRAEKRKKNAPKELERLKKILGTKADVIMEEVKEVATVVPPEKVLEAKDDCKMELDNKRNKKTLLDQHGQYPIWMNSRQRKKLKAQRVKGKKKSKVAKGLVW encoded by the exons ATGGCGAAGAGCCTGAGGAGCAAATGGAGGAGGAAGATGCGGgcggagaagaggaagaagaacgCGCCCAAGGAGCTGGAGAGGCTGAAGAAGATCCTGGGAACCAAAGCGGATGTCATCATGGAGGAGGTCAAGGAGGTGGCGACCGTGGTGCCCCCCGAGAAGGTCCTGGAGGCGAAAG ATGACTGCAAAATGGAGCTGGATAATAAACGAAACAAAAAAACTCTTCTAGACCAGCATGGACAGTACCCAATATGGATGAATTCCAGGCAAAGAAAGAAGCTTAAGGCCCAGCGTgttaaagggaaaaagaaatcaaaagtgGCCAAAGGCCTTGTCTGGTAA